A segment of the Flavobacteriales bacterium genome:
AAAAAGAAAAATTTTTAAACGAAGCAGCTGACAAAGAATATGTCATTTTTTTACAGCACGACAATTACAACGAATGTTGTACTGTTCAGCATACCGAAAAAGGAGTTAGGCTAAAAGATACGTTTAAACTTAATGAACTGTAATTTAATCTAAAGTATGTAACAATTCAATTAAACTGTTCGTTATAGATGTATGAAAAACATTAAACCCAAAAAAGGAAGATTATTAATTTCAGAGCCAAGTATGTTGGACTCAAATTTCAAGCGTTCCGTATTACTTCTTACAGAACATAACGATAATGAAAGTATCGCCTTTATACTTAATCAGCCTACCAAAATTAAAATTCACGACTTGTTTGAAGACTTTCCCTCTTTTGATGCTAATGTGCATGTTGGAGGTCCAGTTGAAAAAAATACGCTTCACTACATTCACAGCCTAGGAGATAAAATTGATAATTCAATACCAATTAGTGATAATTTGTATTGGAGTGGAAATTTTGACACTCTAAAAAAACTGATAATAAACAAAGAGGTAAACGCTAAAGAAATACGCTTTTTTGTGGGCTATTCGGGTTGGAGTCCAGGACAACTAGAACACGAGCTCAGTGAAAAATCTTGGATAGTATGCAATGAAGATGTAAAACATCTTCTTGATAATAACGATAAACACATGTGGCGTGATTTCATTAAAAAAATGGATAAAGAGTACGCTATTTGGTCAAATATGCCCGAAGACCCCGAATTAAATTAGTGAATTTAATTTTGTGGCGACTTTCTTTGATATTGTATTGGTATAGCCCTCAAATTGCCCAAACTTCTTGACATAGCGAACGCCATTGCAGTTGGTAAAAAAAATCTCTTCAGCTATTTGAATATCTTTTAAATCTAAAGCTACCTCCTCAACTGCGAAATGGTCTAACACTAATGAACGCATACAACCCATCAGAGGCCCTTCAGAAAGTGGTGGTGTAAAAATCTTATCATCTCTTACAATAAATAAATTAGAGTTCGTACCCTCAACAGGTCGTTTATCAGAATTAAGTAATAATAATTCATCTAAGCTTTTGCTTTTCTTTTCTAATGAAGCCAATACATATAAATTTGCGCTAGAAGACTTTATTGTAGATAGTAAACTTTTGGATTTAAGATGCTTGTCATAAACTCCTATCTGCAGACCATCACCTAATGAAAAACAATCAGATGCCTGGCCCATAGTTTCTATTACATAACTAGCTTGAAGTGTCTCTGGAGTATATAAGCCTCCTGAGTTTCTATATATCGAAATTCTAGCACTACAAGAAGTTAGCCCATTATGATGAGCTAAATACTCTACTTGTTCAAAAAGCTCATCTATAGAAACTGAAATATTAAGTTGTAACTCTTTCAATGAAAAAGATAATCTGTTGTAATGATTTTTTCTATTGAAAACTTGACCGTTAAACAGTCTAAGACGTTCAAACAAACCGTCTCCGTACAAGAAAGAACGGTTATTCATCTCTAGCCGAACAGCACTTACAATTTCACCATTCTGATTATAAAACATACACCAATTGATAAAGGTCAACCATAATGAACAAAGAAAATAAAATTAGATGAGTAAATTTAGTTTTTTATACTTTTGAAAATAATATGCAATTGTTTTACACGCCAGACGTAAATTCAGATGAATACACTCTTTCAAAGGAAGAGAGTAGACATTGTATTCAAGTATTACGCAAAGAAATTGGTGATATAATTCATCTTGTTGATGGTAAAGGTGGGTTTTACAAAGCAACATTGATTGGTGACAATCCAAAATCCTGTCAATTAAAAATAGATCAAGTAGAACGTAATTATGGTAAAAGCACCATACATATTCATATAGCTATTGCACCTACAAAAATGAATGAACGTTTCGAATGGTTTTTGGAAAAGTCTACAGAAATAGGGATTAATGAAATTACACCAATTCTATGTGAACATTCAGAAAGAAAAGTCTTGAAACTTGAGCGAATGAATAAAATATTAGTAGCTGCTATGAAGCAATCAAAACAAGCCTACCTTCCAAAACTTAATGCGGCTGTTTCATTTGATAGTTTCGTTAGTAACAATACTGTAGAAGAACGATACATTGCTCATTGTGTTGAAAATGACGAAAAAAAACAACTTAAGGAAGTCATTAAAAAAGGTGCTGACACCCTAGTATTGATTGGTCCAGAAGGCGATTTTAGCCAAAAAGAAATAGACCATGCTCTGAAACATGGTTTTTCTGCAGTTTTACTAGGTAAAAATAGACTTAGAACAGAAACTGCTGCAATAGTAAGTTGTCACACAATAAATTTATTAAATCAATGAAAAAGCTAATCTTCCTAAGTATTGTCATAATAGCATTTGGTTTTTCTTCTCCATCATACAAAATTGCTGTGTTAAAATATTATGGTGGTGGCGATTGGTATTCTAATCCTACGGCATTAAACAATCTAATTGTTTTTTGCAATGAAAATTTAGGAACTAATATTGACAGAAAATACGATATTGTTGATGTAGGAAGCACAGATATTTTCAATTATCCTTTCGTACACATGACCGGTCACGGAAATGTTATATTTTCAACAGAAGAAAGCGAAAATCTAAGAAAATATTTGATTGGTGGTGGATTTCTTCATATAGACGATAATTACGGTATGGATAAGTTTGTAAGACCAGAGATGAAGAAAATTTTTCCTGAAAGTGAATTTGTAGAATTACCCTATTCTCACCCTATATATCATCAGACTTATGATTTCGATAATGGTTTGCCAAAAGTACACGAACACGACGCTAAACCGTCACAAGGGTTTGGACTTTTTCACGAAGGCAGAATGGTCGTATTTTATTCTTACGAAAGTGATTTAGGTGACGGCTGGGAAGATGCTGAAGTACACAACGATAGTCCTGAAATTAGGCTAAAAGCCCTAAAAATGGGAGCTAATATTATCGATTTTGTTTTTTCAAACCAAAACTAATACATTAGATAAATGAACCGCACCCTCAAAAACAGCATTATACTCATAGCATCAATTATTGGAATAGTGCTAGTTTTTTATCTCAAAACAATTGTTGTATACTTAATAGTATCACTAGTGTTGGCACTTATCGGTAGGCCAATAATGAAATTGCTCAGTAGAATCCAAATCAAAAAAAGAAATTTACCCAACGCCCTAAAAAGTGTTATTACGCTACTGGTTCTTTTGACATTCTTTACAGGTTTTTTTGCTCTTTTTACTCCTTTAGTGATGGAAGAAGCTAGAATCATATCTAAAATTAATTTTGAAGCAGTATCATTAGAACTGGAGGAACCCATAAATGATTTAGAAAATTGGCTAAAAGACAAACATTTATTGGATGAAAAATCGTCTATTGATAATGAGATAGTTCAATTATTCAGCCTTACCGATGTAAAATCTATTTTCAATTCGGCCATAGGAATTTTAGGGAACAGCATAATTGCTTTATTTTCTATTATATTCATCACTTTCTTCTTTTTAAAAGAAAAAAAGCTGTACAGTGATTTTTTGTTAGCCCTAACTCCTGAAAGCAAAACAAATCAGATTCTGAACGTGTTGAAAAACACAAAGCGACTTTTAAGTAGATACTTTATTGGAATAATATTACAAATAATCATTATTACTATTATAGTTAGCACTGGACTTTCTATTCTAGGAATTAAGAATGCTATTCTAATTGGATTTTTAGCTGGGATTATAAATGTTATCCCATACATAGGACCTATGATTGGAGCTATAATTGGTGTAATTATTGGTATTTCAACTAATTTAGATTTGGACTTTTATACACAAGTTATTCCATTAAGTTTAAAAATATGTGTTGTATTTGCCATTATGCAATTAATTGACAATTTCGTTCTACAACCACTCATATTTTCTAATTCAGTAAAGGCACACCCCTTAGAAATTTTCATAATTGTTATTTCGGCAGGTACTTTATGGGGTGTTTTAGGAATGATTATAGCCATACCTTTTTACACTCTTTTTAGAGTTATTGCCAAAGAGTTTTTATCTGAATTCAAACTGGTTCAAGAATTGACTAAAAACATTTAATGTCTACTGACTTTAAGAATAAATACAACTTTCTGAACGATGAGTTTTGGCAAGATTTTATAGCAAAAAATTATAAGAATCCTATTGACAAACTTCTGTTTTCATTAAATCAAAAACTAGAAGTAGATAGTGGAATTTTAGCCAATCAACTCAAGGCTAGGCAAATAATTGAAACGAAAATACCCTCATGGAAAAATCATAAAAATCTCATCTTTCCTAAACAACTTAGCATGGAACAATGCTCATCTGAGCATACTGCTTTATATAAATCCAAAATTTGTAAAGGCGAATCCTGTATTGACTTAACTGGTGGCTTTGGAATAGACAGTTTTTTTATCAGTAAATCTTTTAAAAATACTATTCATTGCGAAAAGGATTTGGAACTACAATTTATTGCACAACATAACTTGAAGTGTTTGCAAGCAAAAGTTGAATCTCATTTTACTGATGGCATTGAATATTTAAAGCAAACTAATCAGAGCTTTGACTTGATTTATATTGACCCTTCAAGGAGAAATGAAAACAATACCAAAGTCGTAAGACTAGAGGAATACACCCCAAATATCATACTGCACTTAAACCTACTTTTAGAAAAGGGAAAGCAAATCTTAGTTAAAACCTCGCCTTTGCTTGATATCAAACTAGCTATGGAGCAATTGCCTCAGCTCAAAGAAATACACGTCATAGCAGTCAATAATGAATGTAAAGAATTGTTGTTTCTCATTGACGCTAATTCAAGTAAAAAGCAAACATCTATAATTTGTAAAGATTTAGTAAAAGACTTCACTTTTAAATTTGACAATGAGCAAGAACTTAATACTACAATAAACTTATCATTGCCACTAAAGTACATTTACGAACCCAATGCAAGTATTTTAAAAGCTGGTGCTTTTAAGTCTATTGCCCTAGCTTTTAAACTAAGTAAACTTCATTCTAACAGTCATCTTTATACTTCAGAAAATTATGTAAAAGATTTTCCTGGAAGATGTTTTGAACTGAATACGATATGTCGATTGAGTAAAAAAGAAATTCAAACGGCTATAAAGTCTAAAAAAGCAAATATTTCTAAGAGAAACTTCCCTAATTCAGTAAATGAGATTCGTAAAAAATTAGGTCTAAATGAAGGTGGTAATGATTATATTTTTGCCACTACTTTAATGAATGAAGAAAAGAGACTTTTAATCTGTAGTAAGTGTTAGTATATTAAACTTTCCTCTAAAGATAAATTCTGAATAAATTGCTGCGACTTCATCATTTCATCATGAAGCACTACATCTTTAGATAAAACAGCTACTTCTTGTCTAAAACTATTCACAAAACTTTCTATAAAATCAGAAGACTTTTTAGTTCTGAAAGATAAGGCTTGAGAGGAAGTCATCAACTCAATACTTAATATTCTTTCGATATTTTCAGCGACTTTATAAAGTTTTGTAGCAGCATTTGCTCCCATACTAACGTGATCTTCTTGACCATTCGATGATACAATACTATCTACAGATGCTGGAGTACACAATTGTTTGTTTTGACTAGCAATACTTGCAGCCGTATATTGTGGTATCATAAAACCAGAATTCAAACCAACATTTGGCGTCAAGTAAGGAGGCAAACCTCTTTGCCCTGATACCAAAAGATAAATTCTTCTTTCAGAAATACTTCCCAACTCGGATAATGCTATTGCCATATGATCCATAACTAATGCTAATGGCTGACCATGAAAATTACCTGCTGATATTACTTTACCCTCTTTAGCAAAGACATTAGGGTTATCAGTAACTGAATTGATTTCAGTAATAATAGTGTTTTTAGCATAATC
Coding sequences within it:
- a CDS encoding DUF4159 domain-containing protein — encoded protein: MKKLIFLSIVIIAFGFSSPSYKIAVLKYYGGGDWYSNPTALNNLIVFCNENLGTNIDRKYDIVDVGSTDIFNYPFVHMTGHGNVIFSTEESENLRKYLIGGGFLHIDDNYGMDKFVRPEMKKIFPESEFVELPYSHPIYHQTYDFDNGLPKVHEHDAKPSQGFGLFHEGRMVVFYSYESDLGDGWEDAEVHNDSPEIRLKALKMGANIIDFVFSNQN
- a CDS encoding aminotransferase class IV family protein; amino-acid sequence: MFYNQNGEIVSAVRLEMNNRSFLYGDGLFERLRLFNGQVFNRKNHYNRLSFSLKELQLNISVSIDELFEQVEYLAHHNGLTSCSARISIYRNSGGLYTPETLQASYVIETMGQASDCFSLGDGLQIGVYDKHLKSKSLLSTIKSSSANLYVLASLEKKSKSLDELLLLNSDKRPVEGTNSNLFIVRDDKIFTPPLSEGPLMGCMRSLVLDHFAVEEVALDLKDIQIAEEIFFTNCNGVRYVKKFGQFEGYTNTISKKVATKLNSLI
- a CDS encoding SAM-dependent methyltransferase, whose amino-acid sequence is MSTDFKNKYNFLNDEFWQDFIAKNYKNPIDKLLFSLNQKLEVDSGILANQLKARQIIETKIPSWKNHKNLIFPKQLSMEQCSSEHTALYKSKICKGESCIDLTGGFGIDSFFISKSFKNTIHCEKDLELQFIAQHNLKCLQAKVESHFTDGIEYLKQTNQSFDLIYIDPSRRNENNTKVVRLEEYTPNIILHLNLLLEKGKQILVKTSPLLDIKLAMEQLPQLKEIHVIAVNNECKELLFLIDANSSKKQTSIICKDLVKDFTFKFDNEQELNTTINLSLPLKYIYEPNASILKAGAFKSIALAFKLSKLHSNSHLYTSENYVKDFPGRCFELNTICRLSKKEIQTAIKSKKANISKRNFPNSVNEIRKKLGLNEGGNDYIFATTLMNEEKRLLICSKC
- a CDS encoding 16S rRNA (uracil(1498)-N(3))-methyltransferase encodes the protein MQLFYTPDVNSDEYTLSKEESRHCIQVLRKEIGDIIHLVDGKGGFYKATLIGDNPKSCQLKIDQVERNYGKSTIHIHIAIAPTKMNERFEWFLEKSTEIGINEITPILCEHSERKVLKLERMNKILVAAMKQSKQAYLPKLNAAVSFDSFVSNNTVEERYIAHCVENDEKKQLKEVIKKGADTLVLIGPEGDFSQKEIDHALKHGFSAVLLGKNRLRTETAAIVSCHTINLLNQ
- a CDS encoding AI-2E family transporter, with protein sequence MNRTLKNSIILIASIIGIVLVFYLKTIVVYLIVSLVLALIGRPIMKLLSRIQIKKRNLPNALKSVITLLVLLTFFTGFFALFTPLVMEEARIISKINFEAVSLELEEPINDLENWLKDKHLLDEKSSIDNEIVQLFSLTDVKSIFNSAIGILGNSIIALFSIIFITFFFLKEKKLYSDFLLALTPESKTNQILNVLKNTKRLLSRYFIGIILQIIIITIIVSTGLSILGIKNAILIGFLAGIINVIPYIGPMIGAIIGVIIGISTNLDLDFYTQVIPLSLKICVVFAIMQLIDNFVLQPLIFSNSVKAHPLEIFIIVISAGTLWGVLGMIIAIPFYTLFRVIAKEFLSEFKLVQELTKNI
- a CDS encoding YqgE/AlgH family protein, producing the protein MKNIKPKKGRLLISEPSMLDSNFKRSVLLLTEHNDNESIAFILNQPTKIKIHDLFEDFPSFDANVHVGGPVEKNTLHYIHSLGDKIDNSIPISDNLYWSGNFDTLKKLIINKEVNAKEIRFFVGYSGWSPGQLEHELSEKSWIVCNEDVKHLLDNNDKHMWRDFIKKMDKEYAIWSNMPEDPELN